The Sulfurihydrogenibium sp. genome segment AAGCAATGTGGGAATCTTCAGTTAAATCTGTAAAATCAGGAATTGAGAGAATAAAAGAGTTAAAATTAATATAAGCTTTGCTTATATTGGAGGTAGAAACCTTTGAGAGAAATACACGTTAATGAAATCATAGATAAAGTTAAAAATCTTGTAATGGATAGTGAATACAAGCTTCCAGAGGATTTTATTCAAGCAATAAAAATAGCCAAAGAAAAAGAAGAATCTCCACTTGGAAGAGAAATATTAGATGAAATTTTAAAGAATGCGCAAGTATCAGAAAAAGAGCAAGTAGCTTATTGTCAAGATACTGGATATCCTGTATTTTTTGTGGAAGTCGGTCAGGATGTTAAGATTGTTGGCGGAAGTTTGAGAGAAGCTATAAATGAAGGTGTTAGAAGAGCTACAAAAGAAGGTTATCTAAGAGCATCCTTAGCTTATGACCCAATTTTTGACAGAAAAAACACAGGAGACAATACTCCGGCTTTAATATACTTTGATATTGTGCCGGGAGATAAAATAAATATCAAATTTGCTGCAAAAGGTGGCGGGTCTGAAAATCAAAGTAAACAAGCTATGTTAAAGCCGGCAGATGGATTGGAAGGGGTTAAA includes the following:
- a CDS encoding fumarate hydratase yields the protein MREIHVNEIIDKVKNLVMDSEYKLPEDFIQAIKIAKEKEESPLGREILDEILKNAQVSEKEQVAYCQDTGYPVFFVEVGQDVKIVGGSLREAINEGVRRATKEGYLRASLAYDPIFDRKNTGDNTPALIYFDIVPGDKINIKFAAKGGGSENQSKQAMLKPADGLEGVKKFILQSIANAGPNACPPFTVGVGIGGTFDYSAVLAKKSLFRHIGERHPDPRIAKLEEELIELANQLGVGPLGFGGTTTVVDVKIEIAPCHIASLPVAVNIQCHAARHKEIEI